The following coding sequences are from one Bufo bufo chromosome 2, aBufBuf1.1, whole genome shotgun sequence window:
- the SEPTIN11 gene encoding septin-11 isoform X1: protein MAVAVGRQTSPNDDLRNLALSGHVGFDSLPDQLVNKSTSQGFCFNILCVGETGIGKSTLMDTIFNTKFESEPVSHSEPGVRLKARSYELQESNVRLKLTIVDTVGFGDQINKDDSYRPIVEYIDAQFEAYLQEELKIRRSLFNYHDTRIHACLYFIAPTGHSLKSLDLVTMKKLDSKVNIIPIIAKADTIAKNELHKFKSKIMSELVSNGVQIYQFPTDEETVAEINATMSVHLPFAVVGSTEEVKIGNKMAKARQYPWGIVQVENENHCDFVKLREMLIRVNMEDLREQTHARHYELYRRCKLEEMGFKDTDPDSKPFSLQETYEAKRNEFLGELQRKEEEMRQMFVMRVKEKEAELKEAEKELHEKFDHLKRTHQEEKKKLEDKKKEIEDEVNMFQKKKAATQLLQSQAQQAGSQQTKKDKDKKNADGKNHPKMNIVSLVVVTFVLFSTSPLICSSSLLM from the exons TCGCCCAATGATGACCTCAGGAATCTGGCCCTTTCTGGACATGTTGGATTTGACAGTCTGCCCGACCAGCTAGTCAACAAGTCCACATCCCAAGGATTCTGCTTTAATATATTATGTGTTG ggGAAACGGGCATTGGAAAGTCGACCTTAATGGACACTATATTTAACACGAAATTTGAAAGTGAACCAGTCTCTCACAGTGAGCCCGGAGTGCGGTTAAAAGCTAGAAGCTATGAACTTCAGGAGAGCAATGTGCGCCTGAAGCTAACCATAGTTGACACTGTAGGATTTGGAGATCAGATCAATAAAGATGATAG CTACCGGCCTATTGTGGAGTACATTGATGCACAGTTTGAGGCCTACCTACAAGAAGAGCTGAAAATCAGAAGATCTCTTTTCAACTACCATGACACAAGGATTCATGCCTGCCTATACTTCATTGCCCCCACCGGCCATTCTTTGAAATCTCTGGACCTGGTCACAATGAAGAAGCTTGACAGTAAG gtTAATATCATCCCCATCATTGCGAAAGCAGACACGATTGCCAAAAATGAGCTGCACAAATTCAAAAGCAAAATTATGAGCGAGCTGGTCAGCAATGGAGTCCAGATCTACCAGTTTCCTACTGATGAAGAAACAGTTGCAGAGATCAATGCGACCATGAGT GTACACCTTCCATTTGCAGTAGTTGGAAGTACAGAAGAAGTAAAAATTGGCAACAAAATGGCAAAAGCAAGGCAGTATCCGTGGGGCATTGTCCAGG TTGAGAACGAGAACCACTGTGACTTTGTGAAACTGAGAGAAATGTTAATACGAGTGAACATGGAGGATTTAAGAGAGCAGACTCATGCTCGCCATTATGAGCTGTACAGGCGCTGCAAACTGGAAGAAATGGGATTCAAAGACACAGACCCCGACAGCAAACCCTTCAG CCTTCAGGAAACATATGAAGCAAAGAGGAATGAGTTCCTTGGAGAACTGCAAAGGAAGGAGGAAGAAATGAGACAAATGTTTGTCATGAGAGTGAAAGAAAAGGAAGCAGAGCTGAAAGAGGCTGAGAAAGAG CTCCACGAAAAATTTGACCACCTCAAAAGGACTCACCAAGAGGAGAAAAAGAAGTTGGAAGACAAGAAAAAGGAGATTGAGGATGAAGTGAACATGTTCCAGAAGAAGAAGGCTGCCACGCAACTTCTTCAGTCCCAAGCCCAACAAGCTGGATCCCAGCAAACCAAGAAAGACAAGGACAAGAAAAA TGCTGACGGCAAGAATCATCCAAAGATGAACATTGTTTCTCTGGTTgttgttacttttgttttgttttctactTCGCCTTTAATTTGCAGTTCTTCATTGCTAATGTGA
- the SEPTIN11 gene encoding septin-11 isoform X3, giving the protein MAVAVGRQTSPNDDLRNLALSGHVGFDSLPDQLVNKSTSQGFCFNILCVGETGIGKSTLMDTIFNTKFESEPVSHSEPGVRLKARSYELQESNVRLKLTIVDTVGFGDQINKDDSYRPIVEYIDAQFEAYLQEELKIRRSLFNYHDTRIHACLYFIAPTGHSLKSLDLVTMKKLDSKVNIIPIIAKADTIAKNELHKFKSKIMSELVSNGVQIYQFPTDEETVAEINATMSVHLPFAVVGSTEEVKIGNKMAKARQYPWGIVQVENENHCDFVKLREMLIRVNMEDLREQTHARHYELYRRCKLEEMGFKDTDPDSKPFSLQETYEAKRNEFLGELQRKEEEMRQMFVMRVKEKEAELKEAEKELHEKFDHLKRTHQEEKKKLEDKKKEIEDEVNMFQKKKAATQLLQSQAQQAGSQQTKKDKDKKNFFFL; this is encoded by the exons TCGCCCAATGATGACCTCAGGAATCTGGCCCTTTCTGGACATGTTGGATTTGACAGTCTGCCCGACCAGCTAGTCAACAAGTCCACATCCCAAGGATTCTGCTTTAATATATTATGTGTTG ggGAAACGGGCATTGGAAAGTCGACCTTAATGGACACTATATTTAACACGAAATTTGAAAGTGAACCAGTCTCTCACAGTGAGCCCGGAGTGCGGTTAAAAGCTAGAAGCTATGAACTTCAGGAGAGCAATGTGCGCCTGAAGCTAACCATAGTTGACACTGTAGGATTTGGAGATCAGATCAATAAAGATGATAG CTACCGGCCTATTGTGGAGTACATTGATGCACAGTTTGAGGCCTACCTACAAGAAGAGCTGAAAATCAGAAGATCTCTTTTCAACTACCATGACACAAGGATTCATGCCTGCCTATACTTCATTGCCCCCACCGGCCATTCTTTGAAATCTCTGGACCTGGTCACAATGAAGAAGCTTGACAGTAAG gtTAATATCATCCCCATCATTGCGAAAGCAGACACGATTGCCAAAAATGAGCTGCACAAATTCAAAAGCAAAATTATGAGCGAGCTGGTCAGCAATGGAGTCCAGATCTACCAGTTTCCTACTGATGAAGAAACAGTTGCAGAGATCAATGCGACCATGAGT GTACACCTTCCATTTGCAGTAGTTGGAAGTACAGAAGAAGTAAAAATTGGCAACAAAATGGCAAAAGCAAGGCAGTATCCGTGGGGCATTGTCCAGG TTGAGAACGAGAACCACTGTGACTTTGTGAAACTGAGAGAAATGTTAATACGAGTGAACATGGAGGATTTAAGAGAGCAGACTCATGCTCGCCATTATGAGCTGTACAGGCGCTGCAAACTGGAAGAAATGGGATTCAAAGACACAGACCCCGACAGCAAACCCTTCAG CCTTCAGGAAACATATGAAGCAAAGAGGAATGAGTTCCTTGGAGAACTGCAAAGGAAGGAGGAAGAAATGAGACAAATGTTTGTCATGAGAGTGAAAGAAAAGGAAGCAGAGCTGAAAGAGGCTGAGAAAGAG CTCCACGAAAAATTTGACCACCTCAAAAGGACTCACCAAGAGGAGAAAAAGAAGTTGGAAGACAAGAAAAAGGAGATTGAGGATGAAGTGAACATGTTCCAGAAGAAGAAGGCTGCCACGCAACTTCTTCAGTCCCAAGCCCAACAAGCTGGATCCCAGCAAACCAAGAAAGACAAGGACAAGAAAAA
- the SEPTIN11 gene encoding septin-11 isoform X2, which yields MAVAVGRQTSPNDDLRNLALSGHVGFDSLPDQLVNKSTSQGFCFNILCVGETGIGKSTLMDTIFNTKFESEPVSHSEPGVRLKARSYELQESNVRLKLTIVDTVGFGDQINKDDSYRPIVEYIDAQFEAYLQEELKIRRSLFNYHDTRIHACLYFIAPTGHSLKSLDLVTMKKLDSKVNIIPIIAKADTIAKNELHKFKSKIMSELVSNGVQIYQFPTDEETVAEINATMSVHLPFAVVGSTEEVKIGNKMAKARQYPWGIVQVENENHCDFVKLREMLIRVNMEDLREQTHARHYELYRRCKLEEMGFKDTDPDSKPFSLQETYEAKRNEFLGELQRKEEEMRQMFVMRVKEKEAELKEAEKELHEKFDHLKRTHQEEKKKLEDKKKEIEDEVNMFQKKKAATQLLQSQAQQAGSQQTKKDKDKKNASFT from the exons TCGCCCAATGATGACCTCAGGAATCTGGCCCTTTCTGGACATGTTGGATTTGACAGTCTGCCCGACCAGCTAGTCAACAAGTCCACATCCCAAGGATTCTGCTTTAATATATTATGTGTTG ggGAAACGGGCATTGGAAAGTCGACCTTAATGGACACTATATTTAACACGAAATTTGAAAGTGAACCAGTCTCTCACAGTGAGCCCGGAGTGCGGTTAAAAGCTAGAAGCTATGAACTTCAGGAGAGCAATGTGCGCCTGAAGCTAACCATAGTTGACACTGTAGGATTTGGAGATCAGATCAATAAAGATGATAG CTACCGGCCTATTGTGGAGTACATTGATGCACAGTTTGAGGCCTACCTACAAGAAGAGCTGAAAATCAGAAGATCTCTTTTCAACTACCATGACACAAGGATTCATGCCTGCCTATACTTCATTGCCCCCACCGGCCATTCTTTGAAATCTCTGGACCTGGTCACAATGAAGAAGCTTGACAGTAAG gtTAATATCATCCCCATCATTGCGAAAGCAGACACGATTGCCAAAAATGAGCTGCACAAATTCAAAAGCAAAATTATGAGCGAGCTGGTCAGCAATGGAGTCCAGATCTACCAGTTTCCTACTGATGAAGAAACAGTTGCAGAGATCAATGCGACCATGAGT GTACACCTTCCATTTGCAGTAGTTGGAAGTACAGAAGAAGTAAAAATTGGCAACAAAATGGCAAAAGCAAGGCAGTATCCGTGGGGCATTGTCCAGG TTGAGAACGAGAACCACTGTGACTTTGTGAAACTGAGAGAAATGTTAATACGAGTGAACATGGAGGATTTAAGAGAGCAGACTCATGCTCGCCATTATGAGCTGTACAGGCGCTGCAAACTGGAAGAAATGGGATTCAAAGACACAGACCCCGACAGCAAACCCTTCAG CCTTCAGGAAACATATGAAGCAAAGAGGAATGAGTTCCTTGGAGAACTGCAAAGGAAGGAGGAAGAAATGAGACAAATGTTTGTCATGAGAGTGAAAGAAAAGGAAGCAGAGCTGAAAGAGGCTGAGAAAGAG CTCCACGAAAAATTTGACCACCTCAAAAGGACTCACCAAGAGGAGAAAAAGAAGTTGGAAGACAAGAAAAAGGAGATTGAGGATGAAGTGAACATGTTCCAGAAGAAGAAGGCTGCCACGCAACTTCTTCAGTCCCAAGCCCAACAAGCTGGATCCCAGCAAACCAAGAAAGACAAGGACAAGAAAAA TGCAAGCTTCACATAA